The following coding sequences lie in one Kribbella sp. NBC_00709 genomic window:
- a CDS encoding FAD-binding oxidoreductase, with translation MELIGPDHPRYDELRRPALPQYGHVRPAVIAHCSTTDDVVEALSYARAHDLPVAARSGGHCFAGHSSTTGLLLELSGLSGLSVVDRKATIGAGARLADVYRGLHEFGLTIPAGCGPTVGIAGLTLGGGLGLLGRKYGLTCDRLVAATVVLADGRVVECDEEQEPELFWALRGAGGGQFGVLTSLVFAAVPSPAATRFTLTWPRARAADVIDAWQTWAPDAPDDITASLAVTADEARIFGATLTAEDFGPLGRLGGELCVRSGLSWPALKRSFSDEDVPDDRIIYSKSEFFAAPLPRDTIAQLLAAGCELSFTPMGGAYNHVPPDATAFAHRTERFLLEHAAPDHDAVRRSWSIAHPHASGHLYPNFPDPDLTDPAAYHGANHPRLLAVKNTYDPHWFFRQPLGAAR, from the coding sequence ATGGAGCTGATCGGACCTGACCACCCGCGGTACGACGAACTCCGGCGACCCGCTCTCCCGCAGTACGGCCATGTCCGCCCTGCCGTGATCGCGCACTGCAGCACCACCGACGACGTGGTCGAGGCTCTCTCCTACGCCCGCGCCCACGACCTCCCAGTAGCCGCCCGATCCGGAGGCCACTGCTTCGCCGGCCACTCCTCCACCACCGGCCTACTACTCGAGTTGTCCGGTCTGAGCGGGCTGTCAGTTGTAGATAGGAAGGCGACCATCGGGGCTGGGGCTCGGCTGGCTGACGTCTATCGGGGGTTGCATGAGTTTGGGCTGACGATTCCGGCGGGGTGCGGGCCGACGGTTGGGATTGCTGGGCTGACGCTCGGTGGCGGGCTCGGGCTGTTGGGGCGGAAGTACGGGCTGACCTGCGACCGGCTCGTCGCGGCGACGGTTGTGCTCGCGGATGGTCGAGTTGTGGAGTGTGACGAGGAGCAGGAACCGGAGCTGTTCTGGGCGCTGCGTGGGGCCGGCGGTGGTCAGTTCGGCGTGCTCACCTCGCTCGTGTTCGCCGCCGTACCGTCCCCTGCCGCCACCCGATTCACCCTCACCTGGCCTCGTGCCCGCGCCGCCGACGTGATCGACGCCTGGCAGACCTGGGCTCCCGACGCCCCCGACGACATCACCGCCAGCCTCGCCGTAACCGCCGACGAAGCACGCATCTTCGGCGCCACCCTCACCGCGGAGGACTTCGGTCCGCTCGGGCGGCTCGGTGGCGAGCTGTGTGTCCGCTCCGGGCTCAGCTGGCCGGCGCTCAAGCGCAGCTTCTCCGATGAAGACGTACCCGACGACCGCATCATCTACAGCAAATCCGAGTTCTTCGCCGCGCCGCTCCCCCGCGACACCATCGCTCAACTCCTCGCCGCCGGCTGCGAACTCAGCTTCACTCCGATGGGCGGCGCCTACAACCACGTCCCACCTGACGCCACCGCCTTCGCCCACCGCACCGAACGCTTCCTCCTCGAGCACGCGGCCCCCGACCACGACGCCGTACGTCGCTCCTGGTCCATCGCGCACCCGCACGCGTCAGGCCACCTTTACCCCAACTTCCCCGACCCCGACCTCACCGACCCGGCGGCGTACCACGGCGCCAACCACCCACGCCTGCTCGCCGTCAAGAACACCTACGACCCACACTGGTTCTTCCGCCAACCGCTAGGAGCAGCCAGATGA
- a CDS encoding dihydrofolate reductase family protein encodes MIVLDMTMSLDGYVVGPDDSVDQPMGAGGFRLFNWLDDRNDDGPSGDVYREALATGALISGRRTFEHAGRWGGDHHDGVPIFVLTHDYDQNDVPPGSARFVTDVVSCAAQARAAAGDRNVMVHGAGAAHSLLAAGELDELELHVVPVLFGQGRPLFANLPTGLVELEQTRQLTARDVTHLHYRVVK; translated from the coding sequence ATGATCGTGCTCGACATGACGATGTCGCTCGACGGGTACGTCGTCGGCCCGGACGACAGCGTGGACCAGCCGATGGGCGCCGGCGGCTTCCGGCTCTTCAACTGGCTCGACGACCGCAACGACGACGGGCCGAGCGGAGACGTTTACCGCGAGGCGCTCGCAACCGGCGCGCTCATCTCCGGCCGGCGGACGTTCGAGCACGCTGGGCGGTGGGGCGGGGACCACCACGACGGCGTGCCGATCTTCGTGCTCACGCACGACTACGACCAGAACGACGTACCGCCGGGGAGCGCGCGCTTCGTCACCGACGTGGTGTCCTGCGCCGCCCAGGCCCGGGCTGCTGCAGGAGACCGGAACGTGATGGTCCACGGCGCCGGTGCCGCTCACTCTCTACTGGCCGCCGGTGAACTCGACGAACTCGAACTCCACGTCGTCCCTGTCCTCTTCGGCCAGGGCCGTCCCCTCTTCGCCAACCTCCCCACCGGCCTCGTCGAGCTGGAACAGACCCGCCAACTCACAGCCCGCGACGTCACCCATCTCCACTACCGCGTCGTCAAATAG
- a CDS encoding maleylpyruvate isomerase family mycothiol-dependent enzyme: MARVDEWIDEGTAKCRAALVDLEAPSALPGWKRRHVAAHLSLNAEALGNLVHWARTGEERPMYPSPEARSADIDAGALRPEDELRTWFDASATGLADSMAALTDDQWQAPVHTAQGAPIPATRIPWMRSREVLIHAVDLGTGITFADLPTDFLEALCEDIRTQRGDVPDLQGPLPEIAAYLAGRPYSDVTSSGQAAAPLPPWL, translated from the coding sequence ATGGCACGGGTTGACGAGTGGATCGACGAGGGTACGGCGAAGTGCCGCGCGGCACTGGTTGACCTGGAGGCGCCGTCGGCGCTGCCGGGCTGGAAACGGCGGCATGTGGCGGCCCATCTGTCGCTGAACGCCGAAGCCCTGGGCAACCTCGTGCACTGGGCAAGGACCGGCGAGGAACGGCCGATGTATCCGTCGCCCGAGGCGCGGAGCGCGGACATCGACGCCGGGGCGCTCCGGCCGGAGGACGAGCTGCGGACGTGGTTCGACGCGTCGGCGACCGGGCTCGCGGACTCGATGGCGGCGCTGACGGACGACCAGTGGCAGGCCCCGGTGCACACCGCGCAGGGCGCGCCGATCCCGGCGACCCGGATCCCGTGGATGCGCTCCCGCGAGGTCCTGATCCACGCCGTCGACCTGGGCACGGGCATCACCTTCGCCGATCTCCCGACCGACTTCCTGGAAGCCCTCTGCGAGGACATCCGCACCCAGCGCGGCGACGTACCCGACCTTCAAGGCCCCCTCCCGGAGATCGCCGCCTACCTGGCCGGCCGCCCGTACTCCGACGTGACCTCGTCCGGACAGGCCGCAGCGCCCCTCCCACCCTGGCTCTGA
- a CDS encoding helix-turn-helix domain-containing protein, with amino-acid sequence MTTIGVVGPSDLVTSTGRILKGLRGVEVVPLRYRRETDTPKVMANAPGSVDAWLFTGVVPYQMAAAKDLLDRPAAHVEYTGATLMRALVQLLSEGHDVSSLSIDVLDEAEVRETFDEVGLPTRGVRVLPYRPGLSLEEILAFHHEAGATVAITCLRSAYEKLRSEQTTLRLAPSVHSVRSAVNSLLLVHDALRSDDAQIALGLVEISPDAESALRREAGSLGGSVIRYDDKRWLVIATRGPLDQATASFTELGMLTRLKEQFGPVRIGFGIGGSGTETEALARRALGRARTAGRTAAVVSLRNDIDLVLVGGAAPRAQQRSKLQLLAQRAGLSKATLERLQELVHATPEDGLTTRSVADYLGIQPRTARRVLNRLERAGLADATGTQLGTGSGRPLVVYRVHL; translated from the coding sequence GTGACGACGATCGGGGTGGTGGGGCCGTCGGATCTGGTCACCTCCACCGGCCGGATCCTCAAAGGGCTGCGTGGGGTCGAGGTCGTCCCGCTGCGGTACCGGCGGGAGACCGACACTCCGAAGGTGATGGCCAACGCGCCGGGCAGCGTGGACGCGTGGTTGTTCACCGGCGTCGTTCCATACCAGATGGCCGCCGCGAAGGACCTGCTCGACCGACCGGCCGCGCACGTCGAGTACACCGGCGCCACGTTGATGCGCGCCCTGGTGCAACTGCTCAGCGAGGGCCACGACGTCAGCTCGCTCAGCATCGACGTACTGGACGAGGCCGAGGTCCGGGAGACGTTCGACGAGGTCGGCCTGCCGACGCGGGGCGTCCGCGTCCTGCCGTACCGGCCCGGGCTGAGTCTCGAGGAGATCCTCGCCTTCCACCACGAGGCCGGCGCCACGGTCGCGATCACCTGTCTGCGATCGGCGTACGAGAAGCTGCGGTCCGAGCAGACCACGCTGCGCCTCGCTCCCTCGGTTCACTCGGTGCGCAGCGCAGTGAACAGTCTGCTGCTCGTACATGACGCTTTGCGCAGTGACGATGCGCAGATCGCACTCGGCCTGGTCGAGATCTCTCCGGACGCCGAGAGCGCTCTCCGCCGCGAGGCCGGTTCGCTCGGCGGCAGCGTCATCCGGTACGACGACAAGCGCTGGCTCGTGATCGCGACCCGCGGACCGCTCGACCAGGCGACCGCCTCGTTCACCGAGCTGGGCATGTTGACCCGGCTGAAGGAACAGTTCGGACCGGTGCGGATCGGGTTCGGCATCGGCGGGTCCGGCACCGAGACCGAGGCGTTGGCGCGTCGCGCGCTCGGGCGGGCGCGGACCGCGGGCCGGACGGCGGCGGTCGTCTCGCTGCGGAACGACATCGATCTCGTGCTGGTCGGCGGTGCGGCGCCACGGGCTCAGCAGCGGTCGAAGCTGCAGTTGCTCGCGCAGCGCGCGGGCTTGTCGAAGGCGACCCTCGAGCGGCTGCAGGAGCTTGTGCACGCCACGCCCGAGGACGGTCTGACCACGCGCTCGGTCGCCGACTACCTGGGCATTCAGCCCCGCACTGCGCGCCGCGTCCTGAACCGCCTCGAGCGGGCCGGCCTGGCCGACGCGACCGGCACCCAGCTCGGCACCGGCAGCGGCCGCCCGCTCGTCGTCTACCGCGTTCACCTCTGA
- a CDS encoding outer membrane protein assembly factor BamB family protein, translated as MTESPTVTNLGPASAVTSTSVAEQVGDRIWTITSGVSPVQVGAFDPVGKTVDRKFSLSTGAGAWAMTHIGTDLYIGLYTPGDVYRVDTTTGTATKVTQFGSFIWSIAATPDGKIVAGTYPDGAVHEYDPATGATKSYGAAVAGEQYVRSIAADATTIYAGVGTKAHLIAIDRATGDRRDVLPAKYADRTFVATLALDGTKLAASLSPTGTMLVFDTADLGNPVEVQTPGGDQYITAITIDGADIYLGTRPSGTLYRYRDNTLTRLGSPYDGAYFNRIFVEGSTIRAELTSQVVDFDETTGEFTGTDLGQAGLPPAPEQAMAITATPTSVLVSGKAGIQVHDLATGASTRTFLPGEAKTLTPIGRDIYLGVYTLARLWQMKPDGSGLHELGQIGNEQTRPTDAAYDARSRTWLISTEPDYGKYDGTLVEQHLANGQREVHRGVVPHQSVRSVTTSDGIAYLGGATRNSLGTDPILPEATVVAFDLRRNKVLWESAPLSAAQSYSDLVVYRGRLYATTDDGRLAVLDPRTGKLVGSATLGTSQSRLTIARSGLYGTDNQRVFKITPALTITTVVDNLGAQIYSYPLITTSHNGDTLYTIKGRDLIRVGGLR; from the coding sequence GTGACCGAAAGTCCAACGGTCACCAATCTCGGTCCGGCGTCGGCCGTGACCTCGACCAGTGTCGCCGAGCAGGTCGGCGACCGGATCTGGACTATCACCTCCGGCGTATCGCCGGTCCAGGTCGGCGCCTTCGACCCGGTCGGCAAGACCGTCGACCGCAAGTTCTCGCTCTCGACCGGCGCCGGCGCCTGGGCCATGACCCACATCGGCACCGACCTCTACATCGGTCTGTACACCCCCGGCGACGTCTACCGCGTCGACACCACGACCGGCACAGCCACCAAGGTCACTCAGTTCGGCTCGTTCATCTGGTCGATCGCCGCGACCCCCGACGGCAAGATCGTCGCGGGCACCTACCCGGACGGCGCCGTCCACGAGTACGACCCGGCCACCGGCGCCACCAAGTCCTACGGCGCTGCCGTCGCCGGTGAGCAGTACGTCCGCAGCATCGCCGCCGACGCGACCACGATCTACGCGGGCGTCGGCACGAAGGCGCACCTGATCGCCATCGATCGCGCCACCGGCGACCGCCGCGACGTACTCCCGGCCAAATACGCGGACCGGACCTTCGTCGCCACCCTGGCGCTCGACGGCACGAAGCTGGCCGCGAGCCTGTCCCCCACCGGGACGATGCTCGTCTTCGACACCGCCGACCTGGGCAACCCGGTCGAGGTCCAGACGCCCGGCGGCGACCAGTACATCACCGCCATCACGATCGACGGCGCCGACATCTACCTCGGCACCAGACCGTCCGGCACCCTGTACCGATACCGCGACAACACGCTGACCCGTCTCGGTTCGCCGTACGACGGGGCGTACTTCAACCGGATCTTCGTCGAGGGCTCGACGATCCGCGCCGAGCTGACCAGCCAGGTCGTCGACTTCGACGAGACGACCGGGGAGTTCACCGGCACCGATCTCGGCCAGGCCGGCCTGCCGCCCGCACCCGAGCAGGCGATGGCGATCACCGCGACGCCGACCTCCGTGCTGGTCAGCGGCAAGGCCGGCATCCAGGTCCACGACCTGGCCACCGGTGCCAGCACGCGCACCTTCCTCCCCGGTGAAGCGAAGACCCTGACCCCGATCGGCCGCGACATCTACCTCGGCGTCTACACGCTGGCCCGCTTGTGGCAGATGAAGCCCGACGGCTCCGGCCTGCACGAGCTGGGTCAGATCGGCAACGAGCAGACCCGCCCGACGGACGCCGCGTACGACGCCCGGTCGCGCACCTGGCTCATCTCCACCGAGCCCGACTACGGCAAGTACGACGGCACGCTGGTCGAGCAGCACCTGGCCAATGGCCAACGTGAGGTCCACCGCGGCGTCGTACCTCATCAATCCGTCCGCTCGGTGACGACGTCCGATGGCATCGCGTACCTCGGCGGCGCGACCCGGAACAGCCTCGGCACCGACCCGATCTTGCCCGAGGCAACCGTTGTCGCCTTCGATCTGCGCCGCAACAAGGTGCTCTGGGAGAGCGCTCCGCTGTCCGCCGCGCAGAGCTACAGCGATCTCGTCGTCTACCGCGGCCGCCTGTACGCGACCACGGACGACGGCCGGCTCGCCGTCCTCGATCCGCGCACCGGCAAGCTCGTCGGCAGCGCCACACTCGGCACCAGTCAGAGCCGGCTCACGATCGCCCGCTCCGGCCTGTACGGCACCGACAACCAGCGCGTCTTCAAGATCACGCCGGCCCTGACGATCACCACCGTGGTCGACAATCTCGGAGCCCAGATCTACAGCTATCCGCTGATCACCACGTCCCACAACGGCGACACCCTGTACACGATCAAGGGCCGTGACCTCATCCGCGTCGGAGGACTCCGATGA
- a CDS encoding DegT/DnrJ/EryC1/StrS family aminotransferase, translated as MENDQLARDGGTPVRTDPLPSVMNASGRRFGDDEVKAVERVLRSGMLSATWGTEVPALELEFASLLGAGHAVTCSSGTAALHLAVAAVNPAPGDEIITTPISDMGTVFPIMMQNAVPVFADVDPITGNLTPESVAAAITPRTKAVIVVHLFGKPARVRELRELCDQHGILLIEDCAQAYLAPVGDSFVGRIGHIGCFSLQQTKHISAGDGGLTVTDDAQKARRMRLFADKGWPRDTDERTYLFLALNYRMTELVASVTRAQLNRLRGVIQDRRTAALRATAGIADLAGITPPPDGHDHVYWQYPLIISEAAGDMREWAAALTAEGIPANGGYLTSPLYAAPAVRERITYGDSGFPLQDVSYPVGLCPNAEELINNRLLVLPWNENYTDSDVDDIVAAIRKVHNALSPEA; from the coding sequence ATGGAGAACGATCAGCTCGCCCGGGACGGCGGTACGCCGGTCCGCACGGACCCGCTGCCGTCGGTGATGAACGCCAGCGGCCGGCGCTTCGGCGACGACGAGGTCAAGGCCGTCGAGCGGGTGCTCCGCAGCGGCATGCTGTCGGCCACCTGGGGCACCGAGGTGCCCGCGCTCGAACTGGAGTTCGCTTCGCTCCTCGGCGCCGGGCACGCGGTCACCTGCAGCTCGGGTACGGCGGCGCTGCACCTCGCCGTCGCCGCCGTGAACCCGGCTCCCGGTGACGAGATCATCACCACCCCGATCAGCGACATGGGCACCGTGTTCCCGATCATGATGCAGAACGCCGTACCGGTGTTCGCGGATGTCGACCCGATCACCGGGAACCTGACGCCCGAGTCGGTCGCGGCCGCGATCACGCCGCGCACCAAGGCCGTGATCGTGGTGCACCTGTTCGGCAAACCGGCGCGGGTGCGGGAGTTGCGGGAGCTGTGCGACCAGCACGGGATCCTGCTGATCGAGGACTGCGCGCAGGCGTATCTCGCGCCGGTCGGCGACTCGTTCGTCGGCCGGATCGGGCACATCGGCTGCTTCAGCCTGCAACAGACCAAGCACATCAGCGCCGGCGACGGCGGGCTGACCGTCACCGACGACGCGCAGAAGGCCCGGCGGATGCGGTTGTTCGCCGACAAGGGCTGGCCGCGCGACACCGACGAGCGGACGTACCTGTTCCTCGCGCTGAACTACCGGATGACCGAGCTGGTTGCGTCGGTGACGCGAGCGCAGCTGAACCGGCTCCGCGGCGTGATCCAGGATCGTCGTACGGCGGCTCTCCGGGCGACGGCCGGGATCGCGGATCTGGCCGGGATCACCCCGCCACCCGACGGGCACGACCACGTGTACTGGCAGTACCCGCTGATCATCTCCGAGGCCGCCGGTGACATGCGCGAGTGGGCCGCCGCGCTGACCGCCGAGGGCATTCCCGCGAACGGCGGCTACCTGACCAGCCCGCTGTACGCCGCGCCGGCCGTCCGCGAGCGGATCACGTACGGAGACTCCGGGTTCCCGCTGCAGGACGTCTCGTACCCGGTCGGCCTGTGCCCGAACGCCGAGGAGCTCATCAACAACCGCCTCCTCGTCCTGCCCTGGAACGAGAACTACACCGACTCCGACGTCGACGACATCGTCGCGGCGATCCGCAAGGTTCACAACGCCCTGTCCCCGGAGGCCTGA
- a CDS encoding amidohydrolase family protein has translation MLIDVHAHWGPWFFSMDTASIDINIDLIDRFGIDLQLVSAIEGIVYDAPLGNRSLAAQLPADPRLRGMIVVDPRRLDAARTDLDELLAGDGRTRWVGAKIHSEYSRTPISSPAMQEAIELTTEYGLPTLVHTWGDTVVDLADVAARVPGARVLAGHMGANGWPRVPEAADRSDRIWFEPCWSAPEANRIRWILDRIGPSRLMFGTDATLIDPSIALGALEAADLTPAEHEAITHRNATDLFAL, from the coding sequence ATGCTGATCGACGTACACGCTCACTGGGGTCCGTGGTTCTTCTCGATGGACACCGCGAGCATCGACATCAACATCGACCTGATCGACCGCTTCGGCATCGACCTCCAGCTCGTCTCGGCGATCGAGGGCATCGTGTACGACGCCCCGCTCGGCAACCGCTCCCTGGCCGCTCAGCTCCCGGCCGACCCACGGCTGCGCGGGATGATCGTCGTCGACCCGCGGCGCCTGGACGCGGCCCGGACCGACCTCGACGAACTGCTCGCCGGCGACGGGCGGACGCGGTGGGTCGGCGCGAAGATCCACAGCGAGTACAGCCGTACGCCGATCAGCTCGCCCGCGATGCAGGAGGCGATCGAACTCACCACTGAGTACGGCCTGCCCACGCTCGTGCACACCTGGGGCGACACCGTCGTCGATCTGGCCGACGTCGCCGCCCGGGTCCCCGGCGCGCGCGTGCTCGCCGGTCACATGGGCGCGAACGGCTGGCCCAGGGTCCCCGAGGCGGCCGACCGGTCCGACCGGATCTGGTTCGAGCCGTGCTGGTCCGCGCCGGAGGCGAACCGGATCCGCTGGATCCTCGACCGGATAGGCCCGAGCCGCCTGATGTTCGGCACTGACGCGACGCTGATCGACCCTTCGATCGCCCTCGGCGCCCTCGAAGCCGCCGACCTCACCCCCGCCGAGCACGAGGCCATCACCCACCGCAACGCCACCGACCTCTTCGCGCTCTGA
- a CDS encoding GNAT family N-acetyltransferase produces the protein MQTYGRDVLEIADELTTAYVEVFTGPPFEHRDPEATRTAFRKRLEQDAERDGFQAWIERSDDGRIAGFVTGWTTPAPFRTDRSYGSVLDRIGAEQVEELLVGAFEVDELGVLAHARGAGLAPRLLETATRERSRAWLLAWNQNHDAIAFYRHLGWREPEVRGPEHDILVFTTT, from the coding sequence GTGCAGACGTATGGGCGGGACGTGCTGGAGATCGCGGACGAACTGACGACGGCGTACGTCGAGGTGTTCACCGGGCCGCCGTTCGAGCACCGGGACCCGGAGGCGACCCGGACCGCGTTCCGGAAGCGGCTCGAACAGGACGCCGAGCGGGACGGGTTCCAGGCCTGGATCGAGCGCTCGGACGACGGGCGGATCGCCGGGTTCGTGACCGGGTGGACGACGCCGGCGCCGTTCCGGACCGACCGGTCGTACGGCAGCGTCCTCGACCGGATCGGCGCCGAACAGGTCGAGGAGTTGCTGGTCGGCGCGTTCGAGGTGGACGAGCTCGGCGTACTGGCGCACGCCCGCGGCGCCGGCCTCGCGCCCCGCCTGCTCGAAACGGCCACCCGCGAGCGCTCCCGCGCCTGGCTGCTCGCCTGGAACCAGAACCACGACGCGATCGCGTTCTACCGCCACCTCGGCTGGCGCGAGCCCGAGGTCCGCGGCCCCGAGCACGACATCCTCGTCTTCACGACCACCTGA
- a CDS encoding CPBP family intramembrane glutamic endopeptidase, which produces MTSPADDPTTPAEFAAPRSAEGSTPSTPAVERSLPSRRVLTKEIWLVLALSLGASGVAAVISFAGVLTSSKPISGQTAVIVGSRAPGRPWLDLSWQVFAIVTALVPVALVGHFLARGGETLRTIGFDLRDRLRDLGRGTAIAAVIGGAGLLFYIGAHATGANLTVDPSQLPGYWWRIPILIAVSAQNAVLEEVVVLGYLNHRLDQLGWSVRRATLTSSLLRGSYHLYQGLGGFAGNVIMGVIFTWLYRRWGRIMPLVVAHTLIDTGALIGATYLLGKVSWLPS; this is translated from the coding sequence ATGACGAGCCCCGCCGACGACCCCACCACCCCGGCCGAGTTCGCAGCCCCGCGCAGCGCCGAAGGCAGCACCCCTTCCACCCCCGCGGTCGAGCGGTCGCTGCCTTCCCGGCGGGTGCTCACCAAGGAAATCTGGCTTGTCCTCGCCTTGTCCTTGGGGGCCTCGGGTGTGGCTGCGGTGATCTCGTTTGCCGGGGTGCTGACCTCGTCGAAGCCGATCAGTGGGCAGACGGCGGTGATTGTGGGGTCGCGGGCTCCGGGGCGGCCGTGGCTGGATCTGAGTTGGCAGGTGTTCGCGATCGTGACCGCGCTGGTGCCGGTCGCACTGGTCGGGCATTTCCTCGCCCGCGGCGGGGAGACGCTGCGAACGATCGGCTTCGACCTGCGCGACCGCCTGCGGGACCTCGGCCGCGGTACGGCGATCGCGGCGGTGATCGGCGGCGCCGGACTGCTGTTCTACATCGGTGCACACGCGACCGGAGCCAACCTCACCGTCGACCCGTCACAGCTGCCCGGCTACTGGTGGCGGATCCCGATCCTGATCGCGGTCTCCGCACAGAACGCCGTACTCGAGGAAGTCGTCGTGCTCGGCTACCTCAACCACCGGCTCGATCAACTCGGCTGGTCCGTCCGCCGCGCGACCCTCACCAGTTCGCTCCTGCGCGGGTCGTACCACCTCTACCAGGGGCTCGGCGGGTTCGCCGGCAACGTGATCATGGGCGTGATCTTCACCTGGCTGTACCGGCGGTGGGGGCGGATCATGCCGCTGGTGGTCGCGCACACGCTGATCGACACCGGCGCGTTGATCGGCGCGACGTACCTGCTGGGCAAGGTCTCCTGGCTACCCAGTTGA
- a CDS encoding TetR/AcrR family transcriptional regulator, with product MATSRGPYAKGVAKREEILRAALEVIARHGYRKTSTRELAAAVGLSEAGLLHYFGSKEKLFEAVLRARDEADRSRFADSTDPIDLLTTVVRHNGSVPGLVELYSTFSAEAGDPEHNSHDYFVDRYAGIRAALADEVRTRQSAGTFNSSADPETIATVLIALSDGLQIQSQYGLAADPGDLFTHLLNLLSAPAR from the coding sequence ATGGCCACTTCCAGAGGTCCGTACGCGAAGGGCGTCGCCAAGCGGGAGGAGATCCTGCGGGCCGCGCTCGAGGTGATCGCGCGGCATGGCTACCGGAAGACGTCGACGCGTGAGCTGGCGGCCGCTGTCGGGCTGAGCGAGGCCGGGCTGCTGCACTACTTCGGCTCGAAGGAAAAGCTGTTCGAGGCGGTGCTCCGGGCTCGCGACGAGGCGGACCGGTCGCGGTTCGCCGACTCGACCGATCCGATCGACCTGCTGACTACTGTCGTCCGGCACAACGGGTCGGTGCCGGGTCTCGTCGAGCTCTACTCGACGTTCTCCGCCGAGGCAGGCGACCCCGAGCACAACTCCCACGACTACTTCGTCGACCGGTACGCCGGCATCCGCGCCGCCCTCGCCGACGAGGTCCGCACCCGCCAGTCCGCAGGCACGTTCAACTCGTCCGCCGACCCGGAAACCATCGCCACCGTCCTGATCGCGCTCTCCGACGGCCTGCAGATCCAATCGCAGTACGGCCTGGCCGCCGACCCAGGCGACCTCTTCACCCACCTCCTGAACCTCCTGTCCGCCCCCGCGAGATAG